A region from the Xenopus laevis strain J_2021 chromosome 4S, Xenopus_laevis_v10.1, whole genome shotgun sequence genome encodes:
- the LOC108715031 gene encoding speedy protein 1-B-like isoform X1 has translation MPYLVPVLAVKMNSAFPNVSFLLISFIITIYQIPRYRNAKIKSLNVEYFHFRQEKKRTYTEALSPDLEESTKKRRTEEASEGPVHTARQEQKRTYTEALSPDLEESKKTRSTEEASESPVDTARPEPASVTSTDFYQLLEHPRISRSLTMDSCRKVTDKYLLAMVKVYFQRAELKKEEYTMLNFFAALLLANEMEDETPFYDLIYPWCLGAEFQVKWQELRSCKLELWRRMGFKALVSRTSCEEAMEDNPTHWVWKRERHHNHGLVIRQHARPRDFFYFRAPNISPAFCSQCAPKPPTPEEVRPDKLPFKLRMKKMWKKEFP, from the exons ATGCCTTATCTAGTACCTGTATTGGCAGTAAAAATGAATAGTGCCTTTCCCAATGTGTCATTCCTTCTTATTAGCTTCATTATTACTATTTACCAAATACCTAGGTATAGAAATGcaaaaattaaaagtttaaacgtggaatattttcattttaggcaAGAGAAGAAAAGGACATATACCGAGGCTTTGTCACCTGACCTCGAAGAGTCGACGAAGAAGAGACGCACCGAGGAGGCCAGTGAGGGCCCCGTACATACTGCCAG gcaAGAGCAGAAAAGGACATATACCGAGGCTTTGTCACCTGACCTCGAAGAGTCGAAGAAAACGAGAAGCACCGAGGAGGCCAGTGAGAGCCCCGTAGATACTGCCAG GCCTGAACCTGCTTCAGTCACCAGCACCGATTTCTACCAACTGCTGG aaCATCCAAGGATCAGTAGAAGCCTGACAATGGACTCCTGCAGGAAGGTGACagataag TACCTTCTGGCTATGGTGAAGGTCTATTTCCAGCGCGCCGAGCTGAAGAAAGAAGAATACACCATGCTGAACTTTTTCGCAGCCCT GCTTCTGGCCAATGAAATGGAAGACGAGACACCTTTCTATGACCTGATTTACCCCTGGTGCCTCGGGGCTGAATTTCAGGTAAAATGGCAGGAGCTGAGGAGCTGCAAACTGGAGTTGTGGAGGAGGATGGGTTTCAAAGCCCTGGTGAGCAGAACATCCTGTGAGGAG GCAATGGAAGATAACCCAACCCACTGGGTATGGAAGCGTGAAAGACATCACAACCATGGCTTGGTCATCAGGCAGCACGCAAGACCAAGGGACTTTTTTTACTTCCGTGCCCCCAATATCAGCCCAGCCTTTTGCTCCCAGTGTGCGCCCAAACCCCCAACTCCAGAGGAAGTCCGGCCAGACAAG TTGCCATTCAAGCTGCGGATGAAGAAAATGTGGAAGAAAGAATTTCCATAA
- the LOC108715031 gene encoding speedy protein 1-B-like isoform X2 — MASRQEKKRTYTEALSPDLEESTKKRRTEEASEGPVHTARQEQKRTYTEALSPDLEESKKTRSTEEASESPVDTARPEPASVTSTDFYQLLEHPRISRSLTMDSCRKVTDKYLLAMVKVYFQRAELKKEEYTMLNFFAALLLANEMEDETPFYDLIYPWCLGAEFQVKWQELRSCKLELWRRMGFKALVSRTSCEEAMEDNPTHWVWKRERHHNHGLVIRQHARPRDFFYFRAPNISPAFCSQCAPKPPTPEEVRPDKLPFKLRMKKMWKKEFP, encoded by the exons ATGGCGAGTAG gcaAGAGAAGAAAAGGACATATACCGAGGCTTTGTCACCTGACCTCGAAGAGTCGACGAAGAAGAGACGCACCGAGGAGGCCAGTGAGGGCCCCGTACATACTGCCAG gcaAGAGCAGAAAAGGACATATACCGAGGCTTTGTCACCTGACCTCGAAGAGTCGAAGAAAACGAGAAGCACCGAGGAGGCCAGTGAGAGCCCCGTAGATACTGCCAG GCCTGAACCTGCTTCAGTCACCAGCACCGATTTCTACCAACTGCTGG aaCATCCAAGGATCAGTAGAAGCCTGACAATGGACTCCTGCAGGAAGGTGACagataag TACCTTCTGGCTATGGTGAAGGTCTATTTCCAGCGCGCCGAGCTGAAGAAAGAAGAATACACCATGCTGAACTTTTTCGCAGCCCT GCTTCTGGCCAATGAAATGGAAGACGAGACACCTTTCTATGACCTGATTTACCCCTGGTGCCTCGGGGCTGAATTTCAGGTAAAATGGCAGGAGCTGAGGAGCTGCAAACTGGAGTTGTGGAGGAGGATGGGTTTCAAAGCCCTGGTGAGCAGAACATCCTGTGAGGAG GCAATGGAAGATAACCCAACCCACTGGGTATGGAAGCGTGAAAGACATCACAACCATGGCTTGGTCATCAGGCAGCACGCAAGACCAAGGGACTTTTTTTACTTCCGTGCCCCCAATATCAGCCCAGCCTTTTGCTCCCAGTGTGCGCCCAAACCCCCAACTCCAGAGGAAGTCCGGCCAGACAAG TTGCCATTCAAGCTGCGGATGAAGAAAATGTGGAAGAAAGAATTTCCATAA